The window AATGAATGACGATGACACTGAGCCGGTCCTAATTGCTTAAGAGCAGCAATATGTTCCGCAGTAGCATACCCCTTATGCTTCGCGAAACCATAATGAGGATACTTTTTGTCCAGATCGCACATCAATCGATCTCTTATTACCTTGGCTATAATTGAGGCTGCGGCAATACTTTTGCTGATTCCATCCCCTGCTATAATCGCCTTTTGGGGAATACCAGGCATATTGATATTTACTGCATCAAGCAAAAGAAAGTCAGGAATAGTAGATAAACTTTTTACCGCTTGTTGCATTGCTCTCTTGGTCGCTTGCAAAATATTGATTTTATCGATGACTCGAGGCGAAACATGAATAATACTATAGGCTACGGCATGATCAATAATATCCTGATAACAATATTCTCTTTCTCGCACAGACAACTTCTTGGAATCATCAATAGTATTATTATCAAAGTCTGCTGGCAATATTACTGCTGCTACTGTAACAGGCCCCGCTAAAGGCCCACGACCAACCTCATCAATGCCTGCAATGTATTGAAAGCCAGCTTGCCACAATGCTATTTCTTCTTGGAAGGAAGCCATGATAATTCTAAATTAGGAATTCTGAATGCTGAATTATATTTATCACAATCGATATAACAGCAATGATGGGCTTTGTCTAAAAATTGATTGATTGGCAATAAGATTTGAGGCAGAGTGAATATGTTTATCATTCTATGAAACTAACTATTGTCCGTATTGGCAAAATTCGCGAGCCCTATATTCTGGCGGCAGAAAACCATTACCTTACCATGCTACCAGCTCTGAAGATAATTACTTTAAAGGGTAAAGATGATGTGCAAAAAGATAGCCAAGAAGTAATCAATAGATTAGCCGCCGAACGAAATGTGTATATATTGGCTGAAATAGGAAAACCCCACGACTCTCTTGCTTTCGCCCAAATGGTACAACCTTATTTACAAGGCTTAGAGGAAGCAACATTAGTAATCGCCGGACCATTTGGTTGGTACTATGAAATTTTACCCGCTGCTTGGCACAGGTTAAGTCTATCGCCGCTAACCTTTCCTCATGAACTCGCTTATATAGTACTATTAGAACAAATCTTTAGGGCAAACAAAATTAGCAAAGGACAAAAGTATCATTACTAAGATCTAGGGCTTACTTATCTCTATTTGATTGATAGTTTTGATTAGTAAGCTTTTGCTCTATTTTATATTTTCATAACAAACCCATTCTTGAGTAAAGCGCAAAGGAGTGTTCAAGTAGGTAGAGTTTGTTACAATGAATAGAAATCACAAAAATAAAAACAAATTTATGTCCCTCGCGCCAGCCCCTCGTTCTGTTTCTGTTTGCTCACTTCAGGATGTCCCCTATAGCATGTCCTTGAGTATTCCTACGTTTTCTCAAGGTAATGTTGTTGGTAATCATACAGATAGTTATATTAGCTTCCTCGAAGAGAGTTTTTTGGTAGAAAGAAATGAATATGATCTTAGTGGCAAGTTACTTTGGCAGGTTAAACGTGAATTAGCAGTATTTAATGAGCACAAGGTATTGCCACGTTCAAGCACTATCATTTACTTTGATGGTACCATGGTAACATCATTGCGTGAGTACAATGAACTATTACTACCAATTGAAGAACGCCTTTATATCGATGGCGTACAGCAAATGTGTAAACATTATCGATATGAAGGTGAAAAGTTAGTAGTGGTCGATCAAACAAACTATACGGTACAAGGACTTTTCTCTCGTCGCCAATATGATCAATTGATTTCACGTGATGGAGCAACTTATTCCAAACGGCAAGTACTTGATGCTCAAGGAAAAATAGTTTCAGAATCTGCTGAAATTGCTGCAGAAGAATTAGTAGCAGCAGGTGTATGTATTGAGGTGTAAAAAATCACAAAACAGTAAGCTATAGCGGCCTTAAGTAGAGACTTGGGGCCGCTTTTTTTATCAATCAACTTTCGTATATCTCCAAAGGCGTACCGTCAGGATCATGAAAGAAGGTGAAGCGCTTGCCAGTAAGCTCGTCCAAACGGATTTGCTCTACTGTTATATTGCTTTCCCTGAGATAGTGCACGACAAGATCCAAATCAGCAACTGCAAAGGCTAGGTGTCGCAGGCCACAGGCCTCTGGCTGCGTCAATCTTTTAGGAGGCTGCTCAAAAGAAAATAGCTCAACTTGGGTATTGGCATTTACTTTAAGATCTAGTTTAAAGGACTTTCGTCCTTCACGATAAGTTTCTCGAATGATACTAAAACCTAATATTTGCGTATAAAAATTCTTGGAACGCTCATAATCAGAGCAAATAATAGCGATATGGTGAATATCTGAAAAATACATAGCTATTAGTCTAAAAGCTTAGTAATAGTAGCATCAATTCTACTTGAGGCTTTATTGGCCTGTTCATAGGCATGCGATGCCAAATCTAGGTTTTTGCCGACTTTAGCAAAACAATCTTGCCAAGTACTTAATGCTTCTCGCACTTTACCCAATTGCACTAACACTTCTTTTGTTTTCGCCTCGATCTTTAAAGCATTGAGACCATGAATTACAGTTTGCAGATAGGCAAAAAAAGTGAGGGGTGAAACTAGCATCACCTTTCTTTCGAAAGCATAACGCACAATATCTGCCTCTAAGAGCTTTTCCATGACACCTTCCGCGGGCACATACATAAAAGCAAACTCACTGGTTTTCTCACCAGCTAAAATATATTGAGCAGTTTCCTCAATGCGTAGCTTCACATCACGAAAAAACTCGCGTTCTCTATCTTCATCGCCAAAATTTTCCAAAGGAAACTTAGCATCGATAGGAATAATCATTTCTCGCATTTTGATTACCGCATCAACAATACTGCCATTAGGAAATCGGTATTGTAAAATATATGCATCAGCAGGCATCACTTCACGCAACTGCTCGGCTAGCATCATTTCACCAATAATTCCCCGCCGCTTGGGGTTTTTGAAAATCATTTCTAGCTCACGGATTTGTTCAGTCAGCCCTAATACTTGCCTCTGCGTCTGTTCAATACTAGTCAATCTGGAAGCAACATCGGTCACTAAGCCATGGCTATTTTTCACTTGATCCTGGGCAAAAGTAACTGTGGAATTCAATTGATTGTCCACTTTATGCCCAATTAGCGAGACCCGATAGGCAACAAATATCAGAGCCAGTGCTAGAACAATAAAGTAAATAAATTCCATACAGCAGAGAAATTACGCAGGAAGAATATAATGGAATACAATTGGAAGCTACTCACCTTGTCTGGGAATGATGTGATGTGGGGAAGAGATGAAATAATCTTTAGAGATAATGCTTATTGGCTATATCTC is drawn from Candidatus Abawacabacteria bacterium and contains these coding sequences:
- a CDS encoding ribonuclease HII, which gives rise to MASFQEEIALWQAGFQYIAGIDEVGRGPLAGPVTVAAVILPADFDNNTIDDSKKLSVREREYCYQDIIDHAVAYSIIHVSPRVIDKINILQATKRAMQQAVKSLSTIPDFLLLDAVNINMPGIPQKAIIAGDGISKSIAAASIIAKVIRDRLMCDLDKKYPHYGFAKHKGYATAEHIAALKQLGPAQCHRHSFLSFLDS
- a CDS encoding 23S rRNA (pseudouridine(1915)-N(3))-methyltransferase RlmH — translated: MKLTIVRIGKIREPYILAAENHYLTMLPALKIITLKGKDDVQKDSQEVINRLAAERNVYILAEIGKPHDSLAFAQMVQPYLQGLEEATLVIAGPFGWYYEILPAAWHRLSLSPLTFPHELAYIVLLEQIFRANKISKGQKYHY
- a CDS encoding VOC family protein; the protein is MYFSDIHHIAIICSDYERSKNFYTQILGFSIIRETYREGRKSFKLDLKVNANTQVELFSFEQPPKRLTQPEACGLRHLAFAVADLDLVVHYLRESNITVEQIRLDELTGKRFTFFHDPDGTPLEIYES
- a CDS encoding DNA recombination protein RmuC; the encoded protein is MEFIYFIVLALALIFVAYRVSLIGHKVDNQLNSTVTFAQDQVKNSHGLVTDVASRLTSIEQTQRQVLGLTEQIRELEMIFKNPKRRGIIGEMMLAEQLREVMPADAYILQYRFPNGSIVDAVIKMREMIIPIDAKFPLENFGDEDREREFFRDVKLRIEETAQYILAGEKTSEFAFMYVPAEGVMEKLLEADIVRYAFERKVMLVSPLTFFAYLQTVIHGLNALKIEAKTKEVLVQLGKVREALSTWQDCFAKVGKNLDLASHAYEQANKASSRIDATITKLLD